The window CCGGAGGGTCCGCTCGGAGAAGCGCCGCTCGATGTGCCGGGAGAACGCCTCGGGCGTCTCGTAGTAGTGGTTGTCGGCGTCGATCGTGAAGTAGTCGAGGATCACCGCACCCTCCCGGGACGCCCATGGTAATTGGGGTACTCGGGCCGGTCGACCCCCGGTATCTTCGGGCGATGGGCGTGGTCCGCATGTCGCAGCTCCTCCTGCGCACCCGACGGGAGGATCCCACCGACGCCGAGGTGCGCAGCCACCGCCTGCTGGTGCGGGCCGGCTACATCCGTCGGGTGGCGGCGGGCGTCTACACCTGGATGCCACTAGGCCTGCGGGTGCTGTCCCGCGTCGAGCGCATCGTCCGGGAGGAGATGGACGCCATCGGCGGCCAGGAGGTGCGGCTGCCGGCCCTGGTCCCCGCCGAGCACTTTGCCGCCACCGGGCGGCTCGACGAGTACGGGGATCTGCTCTTCCGCGTCGACGACCGTCGGGGTGCCCCACTGATCCTGGCGCCGACCCACGAGGAGCTGTTCACCGAGCTGGCCCAGAGCCAGTGCAGCTCCTACCGGGACCTCCCCTTGATCCTGTACCAGGTCCAGACCAAGTACCGGGACGAGCCCCGCCCCCGCTCGGGCTTGCTCCGGGGCCGGGAGTTCGTCATGAAGGACAGCTATTCGTTCGACCTCGACGACGCCGGGCTGGCCACCGCCTACGATCGTCACCGCGCCGCCTACGTGCGGGCGTTCGCGCGCCTGGGCCTGCAGGTCGTGACGGTCTCGGCCGTGTCGGGGGCGATGGGCGGATCCCACTCCGAGGAGTTCCTGGCCCCCGCCGACGTGGGTGAGGACACCTACGTGTCGTGCGCGGCGTGCGGGTACGCCGCCAACACCGAGGCCGCCGAGCTGTCCGCCGGCAGGGCCGAGGCGTCGGGCGGCGATCATCCGCCGATGGAGGAGCTCGACACCCCGGACACCCCGACGATCGAGAGCCTCGTGGCCCACCTCGGAGGAGGGATCACCGCCGCCGACACGCTCAAGAACCTGCTGGTGAAGGCGGGCGGGCGGGTGATCGCCGTCGGGGTGCCCGGCGACCGCGACGTGGACCTGGTCCGGTTGGAGGCGGCGTTGGCACCGGAGGGCGTCGAGATGTTCGGCGCCGACGACTTCGCCTCCCATCCCGACCTTCCCCGGGGCTACGTCGGGCCCCAGAACCTCGCCGCCCTAGGGATCCCGTACTACGCCGACCCGCTGGTGGCATCCGGCACGGCCTGGGTGACCGGCGCCAACCGCCCGGGCCGTCACGTGACCCACGCCGTGTGCGGACGCGACTTCACCGTCGACCGCTACCTGTCGGTGGCCACCGTCCTACCCGGTGATCCCTGCCCGTCGTGCGGCGAGGCGCTGGGCGTGGGCCGGGGCATCGAGGTCGGCCACATCTTCCAGCTCGGCCGCAAGTACACCGACGCCCTCGGCTTCGACGTGACGGGCGCCGACGGCGGGCCCGTCCGCGTCACCATGGGCTCCTACGGCCTGGGCGTGTCCCGGGTGGTCGCCGCGGTCGCCGAGCAGACCGCTGACGACGCCGGGCTGCGGTGGCCCGCCGCCCTGGCCCCGTTCGACGTGCACGTCGTGGCGGTGGGCAAAGGTGACGAGCAGCTGGTCGCCGCCGAGCAGATCGCGACCGGGCTCTCGGACAGGGGAGACGAGGTGCTGCTGGACGACCGGCGCGCCGCGCCCGGCGTGGCGTTCACCGACGCCGACCTGATCGGGGTACCCAGCATCGTCATCGTCGGCCGGGCACTGGCCGAGGGGAACGTGGAGATCAAGGACCGGCTGACGGACACCCGCCGGCTGGTGCCCGTCTCGGCGCTCTTGGCTGCCGG of the Acidimicrobiales bacterium genome contains:
- a CDS encoding proline--tRNA ligase produces the protein MGVVRMSQLLLRTRREDPTDAEVRSHRLLVRAGYIRRVAAGVYTWMPLGLRVLSRVERIVREEMDAIGGQEVRLPALVPAEHFAATGRLDEYGDLLFRVDDRRGAPLILAPTHEELFTELAQSQCSSYRDLPLILYQVQTKYRDEPRPRSGLLRGREFVMKDSYSFDLDDAGLATAYDRHRAAYVRAFARLGLQVVTVSAVSGAMGGSHSEEFLAPADVGEDTYVSCAACGYAANTEAAELSAGRAEASGGDHPPMEELDTPDTPTIESLVAHLGGGITAADTLKNLLVKAGGRVIAVGVPGDRDVDLVRLEAALAPEGVEMFGADDFASHPDLPRGYVGPQNLAALGIPYYADPLVASGTAWVTGANRPGRHVTHAVCGRDFTVDRYLSVATVLPGDPCPSCGEALGVGRGIEVGHIFQLGRKYTDALGFDVTGADGGPVRVTMGSYGLGVSRVVAAVAEQTADDAGLRWPAALAPFDVHVVAVGKGDEQLVAAEQIATGLSDRGDEVLLDDRRAAPGVAFTDADLIGVPSIVIVGRALAEGNVEIKDRLTDTRRLVPVSALLAAGR